The sequence GAAACAGAACTTGCGGAACGGATGCTTGAGGCGGCGCGTCGTGGGGGCGCGGATGAGGCGGATGTATTCATTCAATCGAATACCAAGTTTTCGGTGGATGTGCGTCAAGGTGAAATCGAGAAGTTGACCCAGGCCAACAGCAAAGGTCTTGGGCTGCGGGTGTTTAAGGCGAACCGATTGGGTTTTGCCTGCACCACCGATTTTTCCGAAAGCGCATTAAATGGCATCGTCGAGCGGGCGCTTAGTTTGGCGGAGATCACTTCTGCTGACCCCGCAAACGGTTTGCCTGATCCTAAACCGATCCCTAATGTCGATTTAGACCTTTTCGACCCTGAAATCGAGAACACCCCGGCTGAAAAGAAGATTGAACTCGCAAAACGAGCCGAAGCGGCGATGTTTGCGACTGACAAACGAATTATCAATAGCGAAGGCGCCAGTTGCTCGACTGGGATTACACGTGTGCGATTATTGAACTCGAAAGGAGTCAATACTCAGTTCGAGACCTCGGATTGCGTGCTGGTGTGTGTGCCTATCTCAGCTGAAGGCGAAGAGATGCAGATGGCTTTCGATTATGCCGCTGGTCGTTTCTTAAGTGATTTAGGCGAACCGGAGAAGGTTGGGCGAAAAGCGGCAGAAACTGCCATCCGAAAGCTCGGGGCGCGAAAAATGCCCACTCAGCAGGTTCCGATTGTGTTGGAAAGACGCATTGCCGCCTCTTTCATCGGTGGTATCTGCGGAGCCGTTGATGGGGATGCGGTCTATCGCCAGATGTCTTTCTTGCGGGACAAAAAAGACGCCAAAATTGCGACCGATAAGCTGAATGTGGTTGATGACGGCACAAAACCGCGAGCGCTTGGCTCTGCTCCCTGCGATGATGAAGGCATGCCCAAACAGCGTATACCGATCATCGAAGCCGGTGTTCTGATGAATTTTCTCTACGACACTCGAACCGCCCGCAAAGTCGGCGTCGCCTCAACAGGCAGCGCTTCGCGAGGTTATGATTCGATTCCGCATACCTCCCCCTCTAACTTTTATGTCGAGCCAGGCGCCCAAACCCCTGAAGAGCTTATTGCGCAAGTTCAAAATGGCTTTTATGTAATGGAGATTATGGGCGGCGGGGTGAATTCAGTCACCGGCGAATTCTCTGTCGGTGCGGCTGGCATGTGGATTGAAAACGGCAAGTTAGCCTATGCCGTCGACGAAGTCACCGTCGCGGGCAAGATGCTTGATATCTTGAACGATATTGAAGGCATCGGCAGTGATCTAATCTTCGAAGGCTCCACCGCCTCACCGACATTACTAATCAGCAAAATGATGGTGAGCGGGCTGTAGGTTCTGATTCTAAGTAGTTAAGCAGGGCGACCCGTTGGGCCGCCCTGCTTTGGTTTGTGCTTAAACGAAAGACATTCTACCGTTGCGCCGGCATCTCATCGGCTCTGGATTCTCTTGTCTGATGTAGGGGCAGGGCTTGCCCTGCCCTCCGGAGGGCGTAGCAAGCTACGCCCCTACAAAAGATACCTTGTGTCCCTGAATAGGTCTCAGGGACGTATCGATGGGCGG is a genomic window of bacterium containing:
- a CDS encoding TldD/PmbA family protein, whose protein sequence is MKETELAERMLEAARRGGADEADVFIQSNTKFSVDVRQGEIEKLTQANSKGLGLRVFKANRLGFACTTDFSESALNGIVERALSLAEITSADPANGLPDPKPIPNVDLDLFDPEIENTPAEKKIELAKRAEAAMFATDKRIINSEGASCSTGITRVRLLNSKGVNTQFETSDCVLVCVPISAEGEEMQMAFDYAAGRFLSDLGEPEKVGRKAAETAIRKLGARKMPTQQVPIVLERRIAASFIGGICGAVDGDAVYRQMSFLRDKKDAKIATDKLNVVDDGTKPRALGSAPCDDEGMPKQRIPIIEAGVLMNFLYDTRTARKVGVASTGSASRGYDSIPHTSPSNFYVEPGAQTPEELIAQVQNGFYVMEIMGGGVNSVTGEFSVGAAGMWIENGKLAYAVDEVTVAGKMLDILNDIEGIGSDLIFEGSTASPTLLISKMMVSGL